The following proteins are co-located in the Synergistaceae bacterium genome:
- a CDS encoding lipid-A-disaccharide synthase, protein MKIFVSCGEVSGDIYAGGFIREALKICPSAEIYGMLGPEGVKAGGVARWSYDELKLMGLLEIVPAIPRILRLKRDIAREIMRVNPESVVLVDSPDFHLMLAKSLRKSGYGGKIISLSPPTVWAWRSGRVKNLKRDFDLCLPLFSFEHEYLLSHGVKSLWQSHPLVREMKGVIVSDSFRKRFGHENIIALMPGSRHYDIRYHLDILIGAAEILRSHGYLPVFSVAEGLNAGLADEVRTRVSGSGFDCWDGSGRELMMGAEAVAGVSGTVSVEAMMLGRFMTVIYNMRRINYAILKRLVHVDRISIPNMLTDRMIYPELLCDDATPEKITHELEIYLDDENIRRETDSALQKARSSMGDSNAAKFWAESVLG, encoded by the coding sequence ATGAAAATATTTGTGTCATGCGGGGAAGTGAGCGGGGATATTTACGCCGGGGGATTCATTCGGGAGGCACTGAAGATTTGCCCGTCAGCAGAAATTTACGGCATGTTAGGCCCTGAAGGAGTGAAAGCCGGAGGAGTCGCCCGATGGAGTTATGACGAGCTGAAATTGATGGGACTGCTTGAGATTGTCCCGGCGATTCCGCGAATATTACGGCTGAAGAGAGACATTGCCCGCGAAATCATGAGGGTGAATCCTGAGTCGGTCGTTCTTGTCGACAGCCCTGACTTTCATTTGATGCTGGCAAAATCTCTCAGGAAATCGGGCTACGGCGGGAAAATAATCTCCCTTAGCCCCCCGACTGTGTGGGCGTGGCGTTCCGGGAGGGTCAAGAATCTGAAACGGGATTTTGATTTGTGCCTTCCGCTGTTCTCGTTTGAGCATGAATATTTGCTGTCTCACGGCGTAAAATCCTTGTGGCAGTCTCATCCCCTAGTCCGCGAAATGAAGGGCGTAATAGTCTCAGACTCATTCCGCAAAAGATTCGGCCATGAGAATATTATTGCCCTCATGCCGGGAAGCAGGCACTATGATATACGCTATCACCTCGATATACTCATAGGCGCGGCGGAAATTCTGCGGTCTCACGGATATTTGCCGGTGTTCTCTGTTGCTGAGGGGCTGAACGCCGGACTCGCTGATGAGGTCAGGACTAGAGTCAGCGGTTCGGGGTTCGACTGCTGGGACGGGAGCGGGCGCGAATTGATGATGGGTGCTGAGGCTGTCGCGGGCGTGTCGGGTACTGTGTCGGTTGAAGCTATGATGTTAGGGCGATTTATGACAGTCATCTACAACATGAGGCGGATAAATTATGCCATACTGAAGCGGCTTGTTCATGTCGACAGAATATCAATACCCAACATGCTCACAGACAGGATGATTTACCCGGAATTGCTTTGTGATGACGCTACACCCGAAAAAATTACGCACGAGCTTGAAATTTATCTTGATGACGAAAATATACGGCGTGAGACTGACTCGGCTCTCCAAAAAGCCCGGTCATCAATGGGAGACTCGAATGCCGCAAAATTTTGGGCGGAATCAGTTTTAGGTTAA